One window of Verrucomicrobiota bacterium genomic DNA carries:
- a CDS encoding ABC transporter permease codes for MRLRFPHSRQSHIANLMHDLRFALRQLLKHPGFTAIAVLTLALGIGANTAMFSIVNSVLLRPLPFNEPERIVMIWESHPETERQRVSPANFLDWQKESTLFEAMSCSPAWDGSREFNFVGPDSTERIAGAYVSSGFFPALGVAPLLGRWFLPGEDTPDTSAVAVLSHGFWQERFGGDANVVGRTLTLDSFWRRNFTIVGVMPPEFQLPTREKLWVSAGWMMGGTPNRSAPRFEVVARLKPGVTLDQAQAEMNVIQGRIARQFPEAGVGPRTRVVPLHEEWVGHAQRPLLVLSGAVGLILLIACGNVANLLLARAASRRKEITLRLVLGARRWQIIRQLLTESVLLASLGGIAGVLLAHWGVKLFVAASPAGIARLADVAVDGRALAFTAIGAVWTGMVFGLAPAWQGSRTEVNETLKGDSRVASSGISAGRLRGLLVSGEVALATVLLVGAGLMLQSFTHLVNVDHGIQPERVVTAELDFSVAGYTTWITNSATRPQIRLQQLIKRVRELPGVQSVGAASRFLRQDNRPALQPFSIHGRPALRKSERPTVDNKAITPGYLETVGMRFWRGRTFTESDVLGAPGVVLVNESFVRRFFPDEEPLGKHFSLARELPALGARDKVGLPIWNEIVGVVSDVKSLTTQPQAVPEVYWSYWQWPMQKPTLFVRATGDPSALMAALHREAKTVAPNVPAPDVRLMTDRVSASVAQPRFQAGLLNLFGGLALLLAACGLYGVLAYHVTQRQREIGIRIALGAPRNSVLALVLRQGMRLTARGVGMGVVAALALTKVLQNLLYEVRPTDPLTYGVVTLVLLLVALFACWLPARRASRIHPMVVLRAD; via the coding sequence GTCATCCGGAGACGGAGCGCCAGCGGGTGTCGCCGGCGAACTTCCTGGACTGGCAGAAGGAGAGCACGCTTTTCGAGGCGATGAGCTGTTCGCCGGCCTGGGACGGCAGCCGCGAGTTCAACTTCGTCGGCCCCGACAGCACGGAACGCATTGCCGGTGCCTACGTATCCTCGGGCTTCTTCCCCGCACTCGGCGTGGCGCCGCTGCTGGGTCGCTGGTTTTTGCCGGGCGAGGACACACCCGATACAAGCGCCGTCGCGGTGCTGAGTCACGGTTTCTGGCAGGAACGCTTCGGCGGCGACGCGAACGTCGTCGGGCGAACCCTGACCCTCGACAGCTTCTGGCGGCGCAACTTCACCATCGTCGGCGTCATGCCGCCGGAGTTTCAACTCCCGACCAGGGAGAAACTGTGGGTGTCGGCCGGCTGGATGATGGGTGGCACGCCAAACCGGAGCGCGCCCCGATTTGAAGTGGTCGCTCGGCTCAAGCCCGGTGTGACGCTGGATCAGGCGCAGGCGGAGATGAATGTGATCCAGGGACGCATCGCCCGGCAGTTTCCCGAGGCCGGCGTCGGACCGCGAACCCGCGTGGTGCCGCTGCACGAGGAGTGGGTCGGCCATGCGCAACGCCCCCTGCTGGTCCTGTCGGGCGCGGTCGGCTTGATCCTCCTCATCGCGTGCGGCAATGTCGCCAACCTGCTGCTCGCCCGCGCGGCGTCGCGGCGCAAGGAAATCACGCTGCGCCTGGTGCTCGGCGCGCGGCGCTGGCAGATCATCCGGCAGTTGCTCACCGAGAGCGTGTTGCTGGCGTCGCTTGGCGGGATCGCCGGCGTGTTGCTCGCGCACTGGGGCGTCAAGCTGTTCGTCGCGGCTAGCCCCGCCGGCATCGCACGATTGGCGGACGTTGCGGTGGATGGCCGGGCCCTGGCGTTCACTGCGATCGGGGCCGTGTGGACGGGAATGGTGTTCGGACTCGCGCCCGCCTGGCAGGGCTCGCGGACCGAGGTGAACGAAACGCTCAAGGGCGATAGTCGAGTGGCTTCGTCCGGGATTTCGGCGGGCCGGTTGCGCGGCCTGCTCGTGTCCGGAGAGGTCGCACTGGCGACGGTGCTGCTCGTGGGCGCCGGACTCATGTTGCAAAGCTTCACCCACCTCGTCAACGTGGACCACGGCATTCAACCCGAGCGGGTGGTTACGGCGGAGCTGGATTTTTCCGTGGCGGGATACACCACCTGGATTACCAACAGCGCCACGCGTCCGCAAATCCGGCTGCAACAGTTGATCAAACGTGTCCGCGAACTTCCCGGCGTCCAGTCCGTGGGTGCGGCCAGTCGCTTCCTACGGCAGGACAACCGCCCGGCGCTCCAGCCTTTCTCCATTCATGGACGGCCGGCGCTGCGCAAGTCCGAGCGCCCGACCGTTGACAACAAAGCGATCACCCCTGGCTACCTGGAAACCGTGGGAATGCGCTTCTGGCGAGGTCGAACCTTCACCGAGTCCGACGTGCTTGGCGCGCCCGGGGTGGTGCTGGTCAACGAGAGTTTCGTACGGCGGTTCTTTCCCGACGAGGAACCCTTGGGCAAACACTTCAGCCTCGCGCGAGAGTTGCCGGCGCTCGGCGCACGGGACAAGGTCGGTCTTCCCATCTGGAACGAGATCGTCGGTGTCGTGAGTGACGTGAAGTCCTTGACGACACAACCGCAGGCCGTGCCGGAAGTGTACTGGTCGTACTGGCAATGGCCGATGCAGAAGCCGACGTTGTTCGTGCGTGCGACGGGCGACCCGTCCGCGTTGATGGCGGCACTTCATCGCGAGGCCAAAACCGTTGCGCCCAACGTGCCGGCGCCGGATGTGCGATTGATGACCGACCGCGTGAGCGCGAGTGTCGCCCAGCCGCGATTTCAGGCCGGTCTTTTGAACCTGTTCGGCGGACTCGCGTTGTTGCTGGCCGCGTGCGGCCTCTACGGCGTGCTGGCCTACCACGTGACCCAGCGCCAGCGCGAGATCGGCATCCGCATCGCGCTCGGCGCGCCACGGAACAGCGTGCTCGCGCTCGTGCTGCGCCAGGGCATGCGACTGACCGCGCGGGGCGTCGGCATGGGCGTGGTGGCTGCTCTGGCGCTGACAAAGGTCCTCCAAAATCTGCTCTACGAGGTCCGCCCCACCGATCCGTTGACCTATGGGGTCGTGACGCTGGTCCTGCTGCTCGTCGCCCTGTTCGCCTGCTGGCTGCCGGCCCGCCGCGCGAGCAGGATTCATCCGATGGTCGTCTTGCGGGCAGATTGA